In the genome of Sardina pilchardus chromosome 17, fSarPil1.1, whole genome shotgun sequence, the window ATACCAAAGTCCAATGACCCGTGAGTGTCTGAGTCACTTTTAACTGTTCTCCATTAAAAAAATTGCTTAGGGTCACATCAGCCAATGTCCATACTTTAACAATATTCCAGCAATCAATAGCAGTTTCTCCCTTTAAACAGGAAATAGATGATATACCACAGTTATAATTTACATTAATGTTATCCAAAGTGAATATGATAGTATGAAGTATTTTTGATTATACATTAGAgtgtgattgaaaaaaaaaaatcagatagaggaaaaaatacatTGTGATAGTCTTTTATTTTCCTACCTACCATATAGTAACTGGGGCCAAATCCTGCATAAATATAAACAGTAAGCCTTTTATTTTCTTCCAACAATGTGTTCATCCATTCCTTGTCTTGATATTACACAAGGCTCCAAAGTGCTACCCAAAGTTTCTGATTCATGTTTGAGCAAGGACTGTTGAAGtctcttgctctttttttcAGTCAAGGTTTTCAAAGTCCTTGAATGAGACAGAGGTCAAGAGCAGGCAGGTTGGAGCACAATTGGCCCCTGAGATGGGTAGCTCAGCCCGGAATGGGACTCCATTGGCCCAGCTCAATTGAACTTTGGATGGAATTTAAATGGAGGGCGACTGTTGTCGCCGGTGCCATTAGCTCAAGATAAAGGAGATTATTAACTGGCATCAGAACCCCAGACGTCTTATTCGGGGTGGAAAGGGATGATTTTTAACCaggtctctcgctctctctcgctcgctttcACACTCCTTTTAAAAAAGTAATGGTATCAGGAGCGAGTGCTCTTTGCTTCCTCCTCTAAgtccaatctttttttttttttttttttacacacccGTTTTCCGACACTCATTTTTGGCCCAGGGATTAATTTTAGCACACAAGGACCCCCAGAATGGACTTTCTCCAGATGTACTTAAGTATTCTATTAAAAATCCCATTCAGGGGGCCCGACGTAATGTCCGAGAATGAATAATTGGTCGTGTAAATCACTATGCCTTATTCATATATAAAAATTGAGCCtttgtaagttttttttttttttttttacgctctcgctctctctgttcatTTCTTTCTGGGGTGCGAGCATTCTTGCTGACACGTGGACTTGTGTTTAAAaggttatctctctctctttctccctctccacactctcttctctttctctctccctctatccccccctctctccctctatccccctctctctctctctctgtcctgttgtCTGCGCGGTGCTCCACAGGGACATGCGCTGGAACAAAGGCACGATCCTGAAGGCCTCGGTGGAGTACATCAAGTGGCTGCAGAAGGAGCAGCAGCACGCCCGCGAGCTGGAGACTCGGCAGAAGAAGCTGGAGCAGGCCAACCGCAGACTGCTGCTCAGGATCCAGGTACGAGAGCgccgcaaaacacacacacacacactcctttattCACCCGTCGTCATACGCTCtcacagaagagagggagagagagagacggatggaatgtatgtgtgtgtgtgtgtgtgtgtgtgtgtgtgtgggtgggtggttgtgggtgtgtgtgttagaaagacCGAGAGGGTAAGAGGAAAACCACAACAAAAGGTACAAGACGAAGAAAAGACTTGGTGTCAGTTCAATTAGACAGAATCAAGGAgaaaacaaaagtaaacaaactgaaatacacacatggacagatGCATGAAGAAGCCATTTGCTCTCTCTtcattcctcccttcctcctttcctctctatccctccatctctctgtccatctctccctctattcattcctcctttcctctatcccttcatctctctctctccatctctccctctatccctatACCTACATGCCTGTCTGCCAGGCTTCCCACTGATGTGAGTAACCACTGTGTCCCTCCCTCTGCTTTGAAGTTGGACCCACTGGAGTAATTACTTGATTATCAAATCCTGcatcagaggacacacacacacacacacacacacacacacacacacacacacacacacacacacacacagaaacaaatgtATGTTCACATGGCCCGCATACCATAGCTCTCACGCAAGAAGGGAAAGCTGGTTAAGATCACGCAGTCCAATTGGCCTGCTAGTGACACACTATATGCAAAGGGCACACAAACTGGGAGAGAGACCAGCACGGTTAATTAGACATCacagactcgcacacacacacacacacacacctctactgctCTGGGGACCCTGGCTTTGTCTCATCTGTGCGCTCCCCACCATGCCAACATATGCCACCATGCCAACATATGCCACCATGCCAACATATGCCACTATGGGTCCATGCCCACACCGTCTTCTCATTCAGACGCCTTGGATGGATTGCCAAGGTGTTCTACACAGGGATGAAAAGGCCGCTTTATGTATagatgacacttttttttttctctctctcttcagctgaTAGACAAACAGCTCTTTATCTGTGGATTCCACTGAAAGACTCCTaagtatttgagagagagagagagagagagagagagagagagagagagagagagagagagaaagcgagagagagagagatgagccaCGGATTCCACATTCTTGCTCACCAGGAGTGACAAACACTGGCAGAAAATGCCAACCCAAATCCTGTGCTGGTGTTCAACATTGCGTCAGTATGCCACCGTTGTTCAACACTGTATCAGCATTTAACCTTGAACCAGCACTGTAGCGCTATTCAGCACTGAATCACCACTGTAGCATTGTTGCATCCATCACATTACATCAGCATTGTGCAAAAGGgtgttttttctgtttcttaatcagtcataggtgtgttttgggcgtaacattcTTTTAACCAGTGAGAGTGTCAGAGAgtgtcattccctttaacagcaagaAGCACAACTTCAAACAGCGCGTTGGTATTTTGACAGTCAACGCTTTTGTAGGAAACTGCTTGCACATGTATGGAGCAGAGGGATTCCACATTTAACCTTGCTTTGCTAAAACCTGTTAATGACTAtcagagtagcctacatgctttCTGCAATCTcttattatttgaactcataggcaTTAGGGCATAGGAAATTAACTTCACTTAACTTCACGTATcctgaaaaaagcaacactCACCTCAGTAATGTTCGAATGACTAAATAAAAATCCTAAGGATATTTATCCTGCAGAGAAGTTGTTTGGGACTGGTTGCTGTAAGGGCTGCTTACATCTCCTGAAATGGCGTCTTCAGCTGAGCTTTATATTTGCCTTTCCCTTTAGACCAGGATTTTATTGGTCAGTGGTCTAACGATTTTGAGAGGGTGTGCGATATTTGACAGTCATAACTTTACTAGGTGTAAGATGAGAAGAGGCCTTGTGTCGTGCTTTGCACCAGGCAGGCCTTTGTGAGGAACAGGCGTCCTCTGGAGCAGTATTGACACAGACTGATGATGTgctgaccccccaccccccccccatcgcccCGTCCTTCTTTTCCTTACTCTGCCCCTGTCATATTTATGATGGCAAAGCTCAAAGGATGGATCACTCCGAGTGgaaatggggtgtgtgtgtgtttgtagtggaTGTAGATGAAgtgattggacacacacacacacacacactttgtagaGAGCCGAGAGCCAGATTAATCACTCCCCCAGTGCTAAATTGGGATGCTGTTTAAACACCATCAGTCTACCAGGCAGTGCTATGGGGTGGACATGAGTACTGATGTGGTGGTGCTCAGTGCTTGGGTCGGCAGTGGCCAGATAGATACTGACTCCAGAACAGATCGGTCCCTCAATTCCGTCTTGTTTGGTTCAGATCCACTGCTGTCTTACACTGTCTGAGAGAACAAGGCTTCAGGGAGAGAGGATGTTGATGTGGTGGAGATATATTCAATTGAATTAGCTTGCAGTGCATTATTCTTTACTGTAAAGGTTCTTTGTTTTCAATGTACTGCACTTGTGAAAACCTATTTCCATAGTATGCTACACTGTGTTTTCTGTGGTCCTTCGTGTTTGGTCATCTTAGCAGTTTATCACTCTGGCGTTTTTCAGTATTTTAACAGTATTCTCTGTGGTTTTGCTCTCTCTAGAACTCTAGAACTTTCCTTGTGTCCTCTCCGTGGTCTAACCCCGCTTATCCTCTCCTGTGTCTGCTTTTATCTCCTCAGGAACTTGAGATCCAGGCGCGTGCGCATGGTCTGCCCAACATGGCCACCTCTCTGGGGACCGTGGAGCTGTCCAGCCACCTCctcaaacagcagcagcagcagcagcaccagggaGCCCAGCAGCCCCCCCTCTACCCCGACGAGCTCAACGGAGGAGCCGAGTACCTGCCCCGCACCCCGATCATGGGCGCGCAACCGGGCGGTGCTGCCGCCGCCGTGGCGACAAGCGGGGGCCCCCTCGGGCCGAGCGGAGGCGGGGCCACGGGCGGCATGCCCTCGGTGCCGTCGTCGGGGGCGACGGGCGGGGCGGGGGAGCCCGGCGACGGCTCGACGACCTTCTCGGACCCGCTGTCGCACTTCACGGACTTCTTCAGCGCCACGCTGAAGGAGGAGCACCGGCTGGAGGAGATCCTGATGGACGACCCGCTCTCGCCGTTCGGCGCCGACCCCCTGCTCTCCGCCGCCTCGCCCGACGCCTCCAAGGGCTCCAGCCACCACTCCAGTTTCAGCTCGGACGATGACGACGACCTctgataaccccccccccccccccccccgtcccttAATGACCTTTGAACcctcctgacctctgacccctctgTGGCTATGCCACCTCCCTCTCCGACACACTCCCAGAACACAACATTCAGGCAAAAAGACATTTTTACACAAAGACATTTCATGCTAGAGGCCTGAGACTCTGTGCCCTTATCTCCTGAACCGCCTAACTGCTTATGAGGAATGGACAGAGTaagtgagaaagtgagaaagcgagacagagaaagaaagagagagagggagcaactCCCTCCTTCCATACTCCCAGATTTTACCGACATTCATTGAAGCGcattaagacaaaaaaagggaGATCCAGTGATGATGGGAGATCCTGACAGAACTCTGCGAACACTGTGCAGCCTGCATTCACAAACAGACTGAATGACTCTCCTACTGTATGCAGTTCTTACACTGACCACATCTGATGCCTGCCCTGTGCAGGAAAGATGCGTTTTAAATGTTTCTTAAACGTTCTTTATTGAGGTTTATGAATCAAAGTGGCCAATGTTGCCTTAATCTGATgctttgtaaaaaaaagaaaaagaaaacggaCATAGCAATGCAATTATAATCGTACTAGTTAAATACCTAACAAACCCTTCTATTGTCTCGtcttaaatgtattttttaagaaaatatgtatgtttatgtatttatatgttTTAATCCATGTATTCTTGAAAACAATATTTCTTACATCATCTAACATGATACATTTTGTATTCTTTTTTGGGGGTGGGGAAAAGATAAATAAACCCCTTTTTATTTTCAGTGACTTTACATCAGTCTGATTTTTACACTTTTATGTCAGGTGTCCATCTTTAAAGATCATCTGACACACATTTTTTGGCCGGTAACGGTACTCCTCTCTATCAAAGACCCATCAATCTCATTTTCCAAGTATAGTATAGCTGCAattaacagcaaaaaaaaagatgtattTTCCTACTGTCACGCACAAACCAACTTTTCTTCATGTGAAGAGAAGAACAACTCCCGAGACACCTCTTGACCCATGGAGCCTATGATTGGCTAGCACTTTGTGATGCGTTGcagcaggtcaaaggtcaagtgtGGAGCTGCCCCAGACACTCTCCTTGAACTCTGGGGCTGATTGCCTCTCAACAGAATGTGAGTGTAACATGAGAGAAAAAGGTGTCTGGGTTTTACACCCTACAGgataaagagggaaagaaacgagagagagagacagacagagagagcgagagactgagagagaggtagagcgagacagaaaaactgagagctagagggagctagagggagagagaggaagagaaggggcaagcacataaacacaaaatcaaagagagaggcagacaaaaAGGAGTGAAGAACAGTCCAGACAGACGGTGACCGTGTGTTTCAGAGATAGATTGAGAGAGGGGGCcatagggagagaggaaggaaagacagacagagatagagaggatgagagagagagagagagagagagagagcgctggagAGTGTGATTGTCATGACTAAATGACAGCGCACTGATGAACACTGGTGTCCTGAGGGTCACTAACGAGGTGGAGAATAGCCATAATTACCCAACtgcttgagagagacagacagagagagagagagagggagagacagacagagagagagagagaggccattaAAACCAGacccaagaagaagaagaagactgtAGAAAAAACTGTTGAAGAAGTAACTCTTGAAATTCTTGCGTTCCACTACTTATAAGGAGGAAGTTGAACTCTCCTCCCTGTTATatttgcatagtgtgtgtgtgtttacgtgtactgtatgtgcggaagagtgtgtgtatgagtgtgtgtgtgtgtgtgtgtgtgtctgtgcatctgaGTACTGAGTAATTTTATATTAGACGCTCTCATAAGTCCCCCATGAAAACCAAAGCCTCTCCCTCGCCACTCTGAAAAGTTTATTGGAGTTGATTTAAAGTTTTATTTAGGCGCTTCTGTTAGTTGCAAACGATGGGCTTTTTTGAAGAACCATTTCATTAGGAGATTTTTCAAGCATATCTGAAATAATGCATTAATAATACAACAAACACCAGagaccaaaaaaataaataaagaaacataaaaaaaaacacgtctATGCATTTCCGCGGATACCCTGTGTTCCTCATCAAAGCGTGTCTAAATTAATGTTTTAGAATGTTATTAGCTTGTATGTTTCTCTGAAATGAAATCGAATGCGATTCAGCTTGCATCTCCTTCTGTCGGCTCGAAAATAAAAATTGAACCACCAGACTCTGCCAACTACAAAGACCTGTGCGATGTTTACGCCTAATTGGCTGGAGCAATTATGGGAAGGTAAATATattcattaaaaagaaaacagagactTCGCTATATTTCCATGTGATGGCCACTCATTTTCATCAGTGCAATTTTCcccctttgtgtttgtgtttgtgtgtgtgtgtgttggtggatgttggggggggggtgatcatTTTCTTAGCATCTTGCAATCCCCATCAAGCTTGGCTGGTAGAGAGAGATCCTCTGTATGTCATTAATGGCTGCTCATGTTCCCCATTTCCACCCTGAAAAAGCTCCATATCAAAGCAGGAGGGAGGGCATGCATGCATTGATTTCTAGTGCGTTCGGTTTGGATTTAAAGGCGTGAGGCTTATCAAGGGGGAATTGGGAGTACAAGATAATGAAAACGCTAGTTGTTtttgagcaagagagagagagacaaaaacacaagTAATTATGCACTTATAATTATTCAGTAAATTCATTATCAAACATGCTtagatatttatttacattgaATCTTAATTGCCATGCTGTGTACTGAAACAGTTATTTCCAGGCTTGAtgcatgacttgacttgatgcatattttttaaaacagGAGAGATATCAATATACATTTTATCGCTGTTATCTAAAACAACTGTTTGCATTTCAATGTGTATGGTTTCTtacatacactgtacactgtTTATTGTCTATCATTGAACATGAAagcaggtgtgagtgtgtgtgtgtgtgtgtgtgtgtgtgtaattgcctCAGGTCTA includes:
- the tfec gene encoding transcription factor EC isoform X5, with amino-acid sequence MSRCCLVKVISLTEIQLLPVQSHLENPKYHLHQAQAQAQQVKQYLTLSSKLAGQAHPGPHPHAGQPLGTVPVMRNGHMPPQGDGSTPGSPITLLTLATSNHDSEFPMDEVIDDLISLESGFNDGGLDCMESNLLMQSNVSLSGGMLDVYGGEPGMPTPHGGLPPISCPTKLTVKREVTEHDTRVMAKERQKKDNHNLIERRRRYNINYRIKELGTLIPKSNDPDMRWNKGTILKASVEYIKWLQKEQQHARELETRQKKLEQANRRLLLRIQELEIQARAHGLPNMATSLGTVELSSHLLKQQQQQQHQGAQQPPLYPDELNGGAEYLPRTPIMGAQPGGAAAAVATSGGPLGPSGGGATGGMPSVPSSGATGGAGEPGDGSTTFSDPLSHFTDFFSATLKEEHRLEEILMDDPLSPFGADPLLSAASPDASKGSSHHSSFSSDDDDDL
- the tfec gene encoding transcription factor EC isoform X6, producing MVLGALYGGREYTSVSREVQSHLENPKYHLHQAQAQAQQVKQYLTLSSKLAGQAHPGPHPHAGQPLGTVPVMRNGHMPPQGDGSTPGSPITLLTLATSNHDSEFPMDEVIDDLISLESGFNDGGLDCMESNLLMQSNVSLSGGMLDVYGGEPGMPTPHGGLPPISCPTKLTVKREVTEHDTRVMAKERQKKDNHNLIERRRRYNINYRIKELGTLIPKSNDPDMRWNKGTILKASVEYIKWLQKEQQHARELETRQKKLEQANRRLLLRIQELEIQARAHGLPNMATSLGTVELSSHLLKQQQQQQHQGAQQPPLYPDELNGGAEYLPRTPIMGAQPGGAAAAVATSGGPLGPSGGGATGGMPSVPSSGATGGAGEPGDGSTTFSDPLSHFTDFFSATLKEEHRLEEILMDDPLSPFGADPLLSAASPDASKGSSHHSSFSSDDDDDL